A section of the Planctomicrobium piriforme genome encodes:
- a CDS encoding cadherin repeat domain-containing protein, protein MQTREKILGLSLGGIVIAWLGLPYLESTFLTPLRALEARATALTADKDRLFSQQLDLARKDADMKKWRGQSLPPDPLNAQRLYQEWLTNLAQISGFEIQKITLDRRVADGDTCVTIPVTIDAKAKLRELAQFFERFESADLLQRISRCDVVSPANEGDPELTITLTAEGLSLQSAPARARLFPQTELFETVKKDATAITVVSNKSFPKELPFCVRVGNEFLNVTAISGNTWTVQRGVEKTFAEEHETGSAVEQFPLRTDPALAGAAASIWNTSLFTKPAPFVEYKPQLSNKTPPAAIRGRTWNWKLDVTGWNPAFGTPNFEVLSAPGGFELNERTGTLQWKVTSQAELGTHPVELLVWGTNGRDAGFTTTVNVRVREPNQPPQLAAQSPLKFFIGRESAVKLAANDPDGEGKPLKFLLEQGPAGMTVDTQSGELRWKPAEELAPQQLEIKVKATDGDELPESVSATIPITLEEDSARFTYLTGSVRRTSGKEEAWIYDRATNRTTIVHAGETFQVADYELTVESIGPTFMIVKRGDQTYRWNFEQPLTQMTPNAGT, encoded by the coding sequence ATGCAGACTCGCGAAAAAATACTGGGACTGTCACTAGGGGGGATCGTCATCGCCTGGCTGGGGCTGCCGTATCTGGAGTCGACCTTCCTGACGCCGCTGCGCGCTTTGGAAGCCCGCGCGACCGCGCTCACGGCAGACAAAGACCGGCTGTTCAGCCAGCAACTGGATCTCGCCCGAAAAGATGCGGACATGAAGAAATGGCGGGGACAAAGTTTGCCGCCGGATCCGCTGAACGCGCAACGGCTGTATCAGGAATGGCTGACCAACCTGGCGCAGATTTCCGGCTTTGAAATTCAGAAAATCACGCTCGACCGTCGGGTCGCGGACGGAGACACCTGCGTGACAATTCCCGTCACGATCGATGCCAAGGCGAAGCTCCGGGAACTGGCACAGTTCTTCGAACGCTTCGAATCAGCCGATCTCTTGCAGCGGATCTCGCGCTGTGACGTGGTGAGCCCGGCGAACGAGGGAGATCCGGAACTCACGATCACGCTGACGGCGGAAGGGCTGTCACTGCAGTCGGCGCCCGCACGGGCTCGTTTATTTCCACAAACCGAACTCTTCGAGACGGTCAAGAAAGATGCGACAGCGATCACCGTGGTGTCGAACAAAAGTTTTCCCAAAGAGCTGCCGTTCTGCGTTCGGGTGGGGAACGAATTTCTCAACGTCACGGCGATCTCCGGCAACACCTGGACTGTGCAGCGTGGGGTCGAGAAGACCTTTGCCGAAGAGCACGAAACCGGCAGTGCCGTCGAGCAGTTTCCACTGCGAACTGACCCGGCACTGGCGGGGGCGGCTGCGTCGATCTGGAATACGAGTCTGTTCACCAAGCCGGCTCCGTTCGTGGAGTACAAGCCGCAACTGTCGAACAAGACTCCGCCAGCGGCAATTCGCGGCCGCACCTGGAACTGGAAGCTGGATGTGACCGGCTGGAACCCGGCGTTTGGCACTCCCAATTTCGAAGTCCTCTCCGCACCCGGCGGATTTGAACTCAATGAGCGGACCGGGACGTTGCAGTGGAAAGTGACCAGTCAGGCGGAGCTAGGGACGCATCCTGTCGAACTGCTCGTCTGGGGGACCAACGGCCGGGATGCCGGATTCACCACCACGGTGAATGTTCGAGTTCGCGAGCCGAATCAGCCTCCCCAGCTCGCTGCACAAAGCCCGTTGAAGTTTTTCATCGGCCGCGAGTCGGCGGTAAAGCTGGCGGCCAATGATCCTGATGGAGAGGGGAAGCCGCTGAAGTTTCTGCTTGAACAAGGGCCGGCCGGGATGACGGTTGATACCCAGTCTGGCGAACTGCGCTGGAAACCTGCGGAAGAACTCGCGCCGCAGCAACTGGAGATCAAAGTCAAAGCGACCGACGGCGATGAATTGCCGGAGTCGGTGTCGGCGACGATCCCGATCACTCTGGAGGAAGACTCGGCCCGGTTCACTTACCTGACCGGCTCAGTGCGTCGCACGAGCGGCAAGGAAGAAGCCTGGATCTATGACAGGGCGACCAATCGCACCACTATCGTGCATGCCGGCGAAACGTTTCAGGTCGCGGACTATGAACTGACGGTCGAATCAATCGGGCCGACGTTCATGATCGTCAAACGGGGCGACCAGACGTACCGCTGGAACTTCGAACAACCGCTGACGCAGATGACGCCGAATGCTGGCACATAG
- a CDS encoding CPXCG motif-containing cysteine-rich protein produces MQEETQYTCPYCGEEVVIPVDVTEGEQQEYVEDCPVCCSPVVLRIEFNEDGSVSCEASAEG; encoded by the coding sequence ATGCAGGAAGAAACCCAATACACCTGCCCTTATTGCGGCGAAGAGGTGGTGATTCCGGTCGACGTCACCGAAGGGGAACAGCAGGAGTACGTCGAAGACTGCCCCGTCTGCTGCAGCCCGGTGGTTCTGCGAATCGAATTCAACGAAGACGGCAGCGTCAGTTGTGAGGCGTCGGCAGAGGGTTGA
- a CDS encoding Gfo/Idh/MocA family protein, with protein MTTHSDRIRVAVVGVGALGRHHARILSQMPEAELVAVADGNQQQGESVAASCGCAWTPDYRTLLSSVDAVSIVVPTSLHRPIAEDFLCRSVPVLVEKPLTANVEDGAVLVRLAREHSVPLQVGHIERFNPAFQKTADLVRNPKYIRCERVSPYAFRSMDIGAVHDLMIHDIELVLALVGETPSQVDAFGVTLVGGMEDCVQARLTFPGGCVADITANRVAPQATRSLQCWSETGCVIADLNARTIMSFTPGEPMLRGDLPFELVQQKRCDAAALKPEIFTRFIKQEKMNTSDEDALTAELRSFLHCIRTGQAPLVSGQQGLAALKVAERVLQAVQSHAWDGTAAGRCGPDALLRHYLPAAQAQSEAA; from the coding sequence GTGACAACGCATTCTGACAGGATTCGGGTCGCAGTCGTTGGCGTCGGGGCACTCGGCCGGCACCATGCCCGTATTCTCTCGCAGATGCCCGAGGCCGAACTCGTGGCCGTGGCCGACGGGAATCAGCAACAGGGCGAATCGGTCGCCGCCAGTTGCGGCTGTGCCTGGACCCCCGACTATCGCACCCTGCTCAGCTCCGTTGACGCCGTTTCCATCGTCGTGCCCACGAGCCTGCACCGTCCTATCGCGGAAGACTTCCTCTGCCGCAGCGTGCCGGTCCTCGTCGAAAAGCCGCTCACCGCCAACGTCGAAGACGGCGCTGTGCTGGTCCGACTGGCTCGCGAGCATAGCGTCCCGCTGCAGGTCGGCCATATCGAACGCTTCAATCCCGCCTTCCAGAAAACAGCCGACCTCGTCCGCAATCCCAAATACATTCGCTGCGAAAGGGTCAGCCCGTATGCCTTCCGCTCGATGGATATCGGCGCGGTCCACGATCTGATGATTCACGACATCGAACTCGTGCTGGCCCTCGTCGGGGAAACACCGTCGCAGGTCGATGCCTTTGGCGTCACGCTGGTCGGCGGGATGGAAGATTGCGTGCAGGCCCGGCTGACCTTCCCCGGCGGCTGCGTGGCCGACATCACCGCAAACCGAGTTGCCCCCCAGGCGACCCGTAGCCTGCAGTGCTGGTCAGAAACCGGTTGTGTCATCGCCGATCTCAACGCCCGGACCATCATGTCATTCACACCCGGCGAGCCGATGCTGCGGGGAGACCTGCCGTTCGAACTCGTGCAGCAGAAGCGCTGCGACGCTGCCGCGTTGAAGCCGGAAATCTTCACCCGATTCATCAAGCAGGAGAAGATGAACACTTCGGACGAAGACGCCCTGACGGCCGAACTGCGTTCATTCCTGCACTGCATCCGCACTGGACAAGCCCCGCTCGTCAGCGGACAGCAAGGGCTGGCCGCCTTGAAAGTGGCCGAACGGGTGCTGCAAGCCGTCCAGTCGCACGCCTGGGACGGCACCGCCGCCGGCCGCTGCGGTCCCGACGCCCTGCTGCGACACTATCTGCCAGCGGCTCAAGCTCAGAGCGAAGCCGCCTGA
- the lpxA gene encoding acyl-ACP--UDP-N-acetylglucosamine O-acyltransferase gives MPTEISNLAYIHPTAQLGSDLQIGPFCFIGPNVVLGDRCILDSHVTLVGHTTIGCDNRFWPNTVIGGEPQDYSYRPGAPTTVEIGDSNQFREGVTVNRGAEKEDGSTRIGNNNLLMSNAHVAHNCRLYNNTMLVNGVLLGGHVHVHDRAIVSGNSVVHHFATIGRLAFVSGGCRVPTDIPPFMLSAGSDNPEIKTVNVIGMRRAGISEAVISVIRDAQKLLFREHRTLAAVREHFTNELNGTLPIELLTLIQAIEDQRNGKMGRAREAARSAPYTERKKTA, from the coding sequence ATGCCCACCGAAATTTCCAACCTGGCTTACATCCATCCCACCGCACAGTTGGGATCGGATCTTCAGATCGGTCCGTTCTGTTTCATCGGTCCCAACGTCGTTTTGGGTGATCGGTGCATTCTGGACAGCCATGTCACCCTGGTCGGGCATACCACCATCGGGTGCGATAACCGCTTCTGGCCGAATACGGTCATCGGCGGCGAACCGCAGGATTACAGCTATCGCCCCGGCGCGCCGACCACCGTGGAAATCGGCGACAGCAACCAGTTCCGCGAAGGAGTCACTGTTAACCGCGGGGCCGAAAAAGAAGACGGCAGCACCCGCATCGGGAACAACAATCTCCTGATGTCGAACGCCCACGTCGCGCACAACTGCCGGCTTTACAACAACACCATGCTTGTTAACGGCGTTTTGCTCGGCGGACATGTGCATGTCCACGACCGCGCCATCGTCTCAGGCAATTCGGTCGTCCATCACTTCGCCACCATCGGCCGGCTGGCGTTTGTCAGCGGCGGCTGCCGCGTGCCGACCGACATTCCCCCGTTCATGCTCTCCGCAGGCAGCGATAATCCCGAAATCAAAACGGTCAACGTCATCGGCATGCGACGGGCTGGCATCAGCGAAGCGGTGATCTCGGTCATTCGCGACGCACAGAAACTGCTGTTCCGCGAACACCGCACGCTCGCCGCGGTTCGCGAACACTTTACGAACGAATTGAACGGCACCCTGCCGATCGAACTACTCACTTTGATCCAGGCCATCGAAGATCAACGCAACGGCAAGATGGGACGTGCCCGCGAAGCGGCGCGGAGCGCCCCCTACACCGAACGCAAAAAGACGGCCTGA
- the lpxC gene encoding UDP-3-O-acyl-N-acetylglucosamine deacetylase: MSQPAQRRQQTIARPVAVTGFGLFHGADVKLEFCPAPCDHGIVFERVDLAAPVRIPALVEYVTPQERCTVITHQGASVAVIEHVMAALAGLQVDNCLVRINALEPPICDGSALAFVEALLDAEIVEQDQLRKVVRIEETSIQIETDRVGIAVQPARNETYQIGFILDFGPGPIPFQSLNVTVTPASFQTELAACRTFVLQHEAEQLQKAGLARRATHQNALVFGPQGILGNALRRPDECVRHKILDCVGDFALLGCDIIGRFTASRSGHRLNHEIIRQIRAGQAALAEETPSSAFAGHIPSPAADSLPSHHLSSAKPRLLASAGSRPSESPIRQ, translated from the coding sequence ATGAGCCAGCCTGCCCAACGCCGCCAGCAAACCATCGCCCGTCCGGTCGCCGTGACGGGCTTTGGCCTGTTTCACGGTGCTGACGTGAAACTGGAATTCTGTCCTGCTCCTTGCGATCACGGAATTGTCTTCGAACGAGTTGACCTCGCCGCGCCGGTGCGAATTCCCGCCCTGGTCGAATACGTCACTCCGCAGGAACGCTGCACGGTCATTACCCATCAGGGGGCGAGCGTCGCGGTGATTGAACATGTGATGGCCGCCCTCGCCGGCCTCCAGGTCGACAATTGCCTGGTGCGGATCAACGCTCTCGAACCTCCCATCTGCGACGGCTCGGCGCTGGCGTTTGTGGAAGCCCTGCTCGACGCCGAAATCGTCGAACAGGATCAACTCCGCAAGGTCGTCCGGATCGAAGAGACCTCAATTCAAATTGAAACCGATCGGGTCGGCATCGCCGTGCAGCCTGCCCGCAATGAAACCTATCAGATCGGGTTCATTCTCGATTTCGGCCCCGGACCCATTCCATTCCAATCGCTGAACGTCACGGTGACGCCTGCTTCGTTCCAGACGGAACTGGCCGCTTGCCGCACTTTCGTGCTCCAGCACGAAGCCGAACAGCTGCAGAAGGCCGGACTGGCTCGTCGGGCCACGCACCAGAACGCCCTCGTCTTTGGGCCGCAAGGAATTCTCGGCAACGCACTGCGGCGACCGGACGAATGCGTGCGTCACAAGATTCTCGACTGCGTCGGCGATTTTGCCCTGCTGGGCTGCGACATCATTGGCCGGTTCACCGCGAGCCGGTCGGGTCATCGCCTCAACCATGAAATCATTCGCCAGATCCGGGCCGGTCAGGCAGCGCTTGCTGAAGAAACTCCCTCCTCCGCGTTCGCTGGACACATTCCGTCTCCCGCCGCGGATTCTCTGCCGTCTCATCACCTTTCGTCGGCGAAACCCCGTCTGCTCGCATCGGCCGGTTCCCGTCCCAGCGAGTCTCCCATTCGCCAGTGA
- a CDS encoding OmpH family outer membrane protein — translation MKKLCLALALAAASAPSSLWAQAPAATAPAAATPAATHQVGLIDMAHVFKNYQKFSALTESLQSEIEQTDSEAKALVQKFQQLQGQLSSGSLQEGSPEFTRIESDMLKAQTDLESFKRVAQRDFLRKEAEIYKTVYLEVEDAVQRYASYYKYTLVLRFSRDNVNEATDPKEIINGMNRQVVHFRSEDDITDPILDYLNSAWQKQNGGLPAAGAATKTPAESATRPETKRLPTGALPGGVKR, via the coding sequence GTGAAAAAACTTTGTCTCGCTTTGGCCCTGGCCGCTGCCAGTGCTCCGTCCAGCCTGTGGGCTCAAGCCCCCGCTGCGACAGCTCCCGCCGCCGCAACGCCGGCCGCCACCCATCAGGTGGGCCTGATCGACATGGCCCACGTCTTCAAAAACTACCAGAAGTTCTCTGCCCTGACCGAATCGCTCCAGAGCGAAATCGAACAGACCGACAGCGAAGCCAAGGCCCTCGTCCAAAAGTTTCAGCAGTTGCAGGGACAACTTTCCAGCGGCAGCCTGCAGGAAGGGAGCCCCGAGTTCACCCGCATCGAAAGCGACATGCTGAAAGCGCAGACCGACCTCGAAAGCTTCAAGCGGGTCGCCCAGCGGGATTTCCTTCGCAAGGAGGCCGAGATCTACAAGACGGTCTACCTGGAAGTCGAAGACGCCGTCCAGCGATATGCCAGCTATTACAAGTACACGCTGGTCCTGCGATTCAGCCGCGACAACGTCAACGAAGCGACGGACCCGAAGGAAATCATCAACGGCATGAACCGCCAGGTGGTGCATTTCCGATCCGAAGACGACATCACCGATCCGATCCTCGATTACCTGAACAGCGCCTGGCAGAAGCAGAACGGCGGCCTGCCTGCTGCCGGAGCGGCGACGAAGACGCCCGCTGAATCGGCGACGCGACCTGAGACGAAGCGGCTCCCCACCGGCGCCTTGCCGGGCGGCGTGAAGCGCTGA
- a CDS encoding helix-turn-helix domain-containing protein codes for MRTIFTTGQVAKICKVAPRTVSKWFDSGRLRGYRIPGSQDRRIPREHLIRFLKEHGMPLGELEDEAMGKLLLVGVDGTVRSGLEGVLPIEDFKIEIAASGFEAGIQAESLHPDCVVIDFAMGRNESLMIASNLRRNNDYADTVLIALLSDDDTASGFDRTIFNETFRKPFDAALLAERIRTLVSRRKTLV; via the coding sequence ATGAGGACGATCTTCACTACTGGTCAAGTCGCCAAAATTTGTAAAGTCGCACCACGCACCGTCAGTAAGTGGTTCGACTCAGGGCGGCTCCGCGGATACCGGATTCCGGGATCCCAGGACCGTCGGATTCCCCGTGAGCACCTGATCCGTTTCCTTAAGGAACACGGCATGCCGCTCGGCGAACTCGAAGACGAAGCGATGGGCAAACTGCTCCTCGTCGGCGTCGACGGGACCGTGCGGTCAGGACTCGAAGGAGTCTTACCGATTGAGGATTTCAAAATCGAAATCGCTGCCAGCGGTTTCGAAGCTGGAATCCAGGCGGAATCGCTGCACCCGGACTGCGTCGTCATCGACTTCGCCATGGGCCGCAACGAGAGCCTGATGATTGCGTCGAATCTGCGTCGTAACAACGACTATGCGGACACAGTGCTCATCGCCCTGCTGAGCGATGACGATACCGCGAGCGGATTCGATCGCACGATTTTCAATGAGACGTTCCGCAAACCGTTCGATGCAGCTCTGCTGGCGGAACGGATTCGGACGCTTGTCAGCCGTCGCAAGACGCTGGTCTAG
- a CDS encoding ArnT family glycosyltransferase gives MSGSTKTHEATPALGVASFLSSPWLPACLGLLAFFSVLASIDVAQDVAWSANGPGLTFDEGLNVEGGVYVVESVLRSGLSAAHPATMSDIFNGKSYHPDYPPLGRLPLGLANAVLFRTIGADGHELYVITYARVASAVLFGLLVTLVSAFTRDRAGPVAGLGAGLAIWLTPRVFAHAHLASVETMMNLTYAACVLFTVYWLADRKTLRARDGILPGLFLGLALLTKIQAVFLPPVLAIWILYYWRKEGILPLLTLAGTSFVVFLLGWPWLWSDPLHRFFEYFAQTTDRVTLYCYYFGRRYADRDVPWHYPFVMFMLTTPLPALALGCWGATQEKSRKHLRSSRSRERQFKLTRKENQLLLGAFALPLVVFALPKVPVYDGERLFLVVWPIFAVWTGIGAKHAIDWARNKWNDQITTLFVAIAILVPLWTMSVLQPCQLSFYNTIIGGLRGASMAGLEPTYWGDSLTPKFLQRISDDIPEGARVGVAPVLHPLYLEGLRKDSWLRHRPDLTLVAYDDKEPNPPQYVLVIRRHADPWTSLTKKAPGTVTVGEVERQSVQLAELVKLPDPKPGPLVPDPLPAEPVPASPVPVTPQAAPIPDAPIPAILAPAQ, from the coding sequence ATGAGCGGCTCGACTAAAACGCACGAAGCGACCCCTGCACTGGGGGTCGCTTCGTTCCTTTCCAGCCCCTGGCTTCCCGCCTGCCTGGGGCTGCTCGCCTTTTTCTCCGTCCTGGCATCCATCGATGTCGCGCAGGACGTGGCCTGGTCGGCGAACGGACCGGGACTCACATTCGACGAAGGCCTCAATGTTGAAGGGGGCGTCTACGTCGTCGAATCGGTGCTGCGCTCCGGCTTGAGCGCTGCTCATCCCGCGACCATGAGCGACATCTTCAACGGGAAGTCGTATCACCCCGACTATCCGCCGCTGGGAAGATTGCCGCTGGGGCTCGCCAATGCCGTCCTCTTCCGCACTATCGGTGCGGACGGACACGAACTCTATGTGATCACCTACGCTCGAGTGGCGTCGGCAGTGCTCTTCGGCCTGCTGGTGACGCTGGTCTCGGCGTTCACGCGGGATCGCGCCGGCCCCGTCGCCGGCTTGGGGGCTGGCCTGGCAATCTGGCTCACTCCGCGGGTCTTTGCCCATGCCCATCTGGCGTCGGTCGAGACGATGATGAACCTGACTTACGCCGCGTGCGTGCTGTTTACCGTCTATTGGCTGGCGGATCGAAAAACGCTACGGGCACGCGATGGCATTCTGCCGGGACTGTTCCTGGGTCTCGCATTGCTGACCAAGATTCAGGCGGTCTTCCTGCCGCCGGTGCTGGCGATCTGGATTTTGTATTACTGGCGGAAGGAAGGCATTCTGCCGCTGCTGACGCTGGCCGGCACCTCGTTTGTGGTGTTCCTGCTGGGCTGGCCGTGGCTGTGGAGTGATCCCCTGCATCGCTTCTTCGAGTACTTCGCCCAGACGACCGATCGGGTCACGCTGTATTGCTATTACTTTGGACGGCGGTATGCGGATCGCGACGTTCCCTGGCACTACCCGTTTGTGATGTTCATGCTGACCACGCCGTTGCCGGCTCTTGCGCTGGGGTGCTGGGGCGCGACTCAGGAAAAGTCCCGGAAACACTTGCGCAGCTCGCGGTCTCGCGAACGGCAATTCAAGCTGACTCGCAAGGAAAATCAGCTTTTGCTGGGTGCGTTCGCGTTGCCGCTGGTAGTGTTCGCACTCCCGAAAGTTCCTGTATACGACGGAGAACGGCTGTTCCTCGTCGTCTGGCCGATCTTTGCAGTTTGGACGGGCATTGGCGCGAAACACGCCATCGACTGGGCGCGCAATAAGTGGAACGATCAGATCACGACCCTGTTCGTCGCGATCGCGATTCTGGTTCCACTCTGGACGATGTCCGTTTTGCAGCCCTGTCAGTTGAGCTTTTACAACACAATAATCGGCGGTTTGCGGGGCGCCTCGATGGCGGGGCTCGAACCGACCTATTGGGGAGACAGTCTCACTCCCAAATTCCTGCAGCGCATCAGTGACGACATTCCGGAAGGGGCGCGAGTCGGCGTCGCTCCCGTCCTGCATCCATTGTATCTCGAAGGGCTGCGCAAGGATTCGTGGCTCCGTCATCGCCCTGACCTGACGCTCGTGGCCTATGACGACAAAGAGCCAAATCCGCCGCAATATGTGCTGGTGATCCGTCGTCATGCCGACCCGTGGACGTCGCTCACGAAAAAGGCACCAGGGACGGTGACCGTGGGCGAAGTTGAACGGCAGTCGGTGCAGTTGGCAGAACTGGTGAAACTTCCAGACCCCAAACCCGGGCCGCTGGTTCCTGATCCACTGCCTGCCGAGCCAGTCCCGGCATCGCCAGTGCCAGTGACCCCTCAGGCTGCCCCGATCCCAGACGCTCCAATTCCCGCGATCCTTGCACCGGCACAATAA
- a CDS encoding ABC transporter permease subunit/CPBP intramembrane protease, which produces MSWKNVNLIFQREVRDQLRDRRTLFMVAVLPLLLYPALGIGMVQMTVTFSEQLRRVVIVGADQMPQPSLLDGNRFDPQFFESADKIANLEVITDRAGGVDAEANPEMRKELEKFLGQVEQRRDRITRLADVQQQLDRLPPKSPQSEALLAEEKVLRQEVFEWFSEAPAQVLIVFPRDFRAQYDRVTASVGREPLSEIEANIPHPIVLHNSAHEKSEIAYQRVRQALRNWENVLLDERLKAANLPLSLPHPVPVTSVDLAEPDQIAANVWSKIFPALLVIMSVTGAFYPAIDLGAGEKERGTMETLLISPATRTEIVYGKFLTVMLFSLSTALLNLCSMGFTGQHMLSAIGSARSSPLGDLSLPPLSSLMWVVLLAIPLAALFSALSLSLAMFARSSKEGQYYLTPLLLVTMGLTMFCLNPGVELTPYYSVLPVTGPALLLKSLLLGNTSQAVAFYAFPVLVTSCVYSALALWWATEQFQREDILFREAERFSIGLWFRHLLREKEPTPSFAEAAVCFVTIAMLQFLFLTSMQGSPDLLNSPFKMVTVQLIYLIATVGVPPLFMALLLTTNIRRTLKFHWPSLSMLATAVILSITLQPIALTLMAWLDPYFPPLPAGAKQLMEAMSAQSVPLWLSLSAFALAPAICEELAFRGFILSGLQHSGRRWLPILLSALLFGVIHMIPKQQFNAALLGIVIGLLAARSGSLLPGIVFHAIFNGSQVLATRLTAEGIRGSFLRWLIRLEGTGDTAEMHFTLPCLIACGTISAALIWWLIQKDRRTRLEAERGFGDERRLPEAGLAPEVDFDATRSPTEQLNSPT; this is translated from the coding sequence ATGAGTTGGAAAAACGTCAATCTGATCTTTCAGCGGGAAGTCCGGGACCAGCTCCGGGACCGCCGCACGCTGTTCATGGTCGCCGTGCTGCCGCTACTGCTGTACCCCGCACTGGGGATCGGCATGGTACAGATGACGGTGACGTTCTCCGAGCAACTGCGACGGGTGGTGATCGTCGGCGCCGACCAGATGCCGCAGCCCTCGCTGCTGGACGGCAACCGCTTTGATCCGCAGTTTTTTGAATCCGCCGACAAGATCGCCAATCTGGAAGTGATTACCGATCGCGCCGGCGGCGTGGATGCGGAAGCCAATCCGGAGATGCGCAAGGAACTGGAAAAGTTCCTTGGCCAGGTTGAACAACGTCGCGACCGGATTACCCGACTCGCCGATGTCCAACAGCAACTCGACCGCCTCCCTCCCAAATCGCCGCAGTCGGAAGCCCTGCTCGCGGAAGAGAAGGTGCTGCGGCAGGAAGTGTTTGAATGGTTCTCGGAAGCCCCTGCTCAGGTGCTGATCGTCTTTCCCCGTGATTTCCGTGCGCAATACGACCGTGTGACGGCGTCTGTCGGACGAGAGCCTTTATCTGAAATCGAAGCGAACATTCCGCATCCGATCGTGCTGCATAACAGTGCTCACGAAAAATCCGAGATCGCCTATCAGCGAGTGCGTCAGGCCCTGAGGAACTGGGAAAACGTGCTGCTCGATGAACGTCTGAAGGCGGCCAATCTGCCGCTGTCTTTGCCGCATCCCGTGCCGGTGACATCAGTCGATCTGGCCGAGCCCGATCAAATCGCCGCCAATGTCTGGAGCAAGATCTTTCCGGCGTTGCTGGTGATCATGTCGGTCACCGGGGCGTTCTATCCGGCCATCGATCTCGGTGCTGGCGAAAAAGAACGCGGTACGATGGAAACCCTGCTGATCTCACCGGCCACCCGGACCGAGATCGTGTACGGCAAGTTTCTGACGGTGATGCTCTTCAGTCTGTCGACCGCACTGCTGAACCTGTGCAGCATGGGCTTCACAGGTCAGCACATGTTGTCGGCGATCGGTTCTGCACGATCTTCGCCGCTTGGCGACCTTTCATTACCGCCGCTCAGTTCGCTGATGTGGGTGGTGCTGCTGGCCATTCCGCTGGCGGCGCTGTTCAGCGCGCTGAGCCTGTCGTTGGCGATGTTCGCCCGTAGCAGCAAGGAAGGCCAGTATTATCTGACGCCGCTGCTGCTGGTGACGATGGGACTGACGATGTTCTGTCTCAATCCCGGCGTCGAGCTGACGCCGTATTACAGCGTGCTGCCTGTCACGGGTCCGGCGCTCCTTTTGAAATCGCTTTTGCTGGGGAACACCAGTCAGGCGGTCGCCTTTTACGCCTTCCCGGTACTGGTTACCAGTTGCGTCTATAGCGCCCTCGCACTCTGGTGGGCCACGGAACAGTTTCAACGAGAAGACATCCTGTTCCGCGAGGCAGAACGCTTCAGCATCGGGCTGTGGTTCCGGCATCTGTTGCGAGAAAAAGAACCAACCCCCAGCTTTGCAGAAGCGGCGGTCTGCTTCGTCACCATTGCGATGCTGCAATTCCTGTTTCTGACCTCGATGCAGGGATCGCCGGATCTGCTGAACAGCCCGTTCAAGATGGTCACGGTGCAGTTGATCTATCTGATCGCGACCGTCGGCGTCCCGCCATTATTCATGGCGCTGCTGCTGACGACCAACATTCGCCGCACGCTGAAATTCCACTGGCCGTCGCTGTCGATGCTCGCCACGGCCGTCATTCTGTCGATCACGCTGCAGCCGATTGCCCTGACGCTGATGGCCTGGCTCGATCCGTACTTCCCGCCGCTGCCGGCCGGGGCCAAACAACTGATGGAAGCGATGAGCGCCCAGTCGGTTCCCCTCTGGCTGTCACTTTCGGCGTTTGCGCTCGCCCCTGCCATCTGTGAAGAACTGGCGTTTCGCGGCTTCATTCTCAGCGGTCTGCAGCACTCCGGCCGCCGCTGGCTGCCGATTCTCCTCTCGGCCCTGCTGTTCGGCGTGATTCACATGATTCCCAAGCAGCAGTTCAATGCGGCCCTGCTGGGAATCGTGATCGGACTGCTCGCCGCCCGGAGCGGCAGTCTGCTGCCAGGCATCGTGTTCCACGCGATCTTCAACGGCAGCCAGGTGCTGGCGACTCGGCTCACAGCCGAAGGCATCCGGGGCAGCTTTCTGCGCTGGTTGATTCGGCTGGAAGGAACTGGCGACACGGCGGAAATGCACTTTACCCTCCCCTGCCTGATCGCCTGCGGCACGATTTCCGCCGCATTGATCTGGTGGCTGATTCAGAAAGACCGTCGCACGCGACTCGAAGCCGAACGTGGATTCGGCGACGAACGTCGCCTGCCCGAAGCCGGATTGGCTCCGGAAGTGGATTTTGATGCGACCCGATCTCCCACGGAACAGCTCAATTCCCCGACTTGA